TACCCATAGCTTCGTTAATACTTTATTGCACGCGTATTTCGCAAAAAATTGCGGGAATATATCCGGATTTTGAAAGGACGTCTGAAAACTAATGTGATTTGTTTAAGCCAATTCAGCACCTTTTAATATTCTGATTATAATGTCTTTGATCCACACAAAATACACTAAATGCAAAATGTTTAAAGGGATATGATCTGAGTGTACTTCACTCATGGATTTTTAGATAACAAAAAATGTAATAAAAGATGCTGGGTATCACTTCCCAGTGTGGCAATAGGCCTACTTCTGCATATACTTTTCTCGCTTCAGGAATCCCAGGCGGTGTTACATCGAACTCTGCTGCGTTTGCTCAGTCTGCGCCTGCCCTCACGCCCGGATTCCGACAGGTTGCAATTAGCAGTACAGCGGATGAATCACGTAGTCGACCGGATACGCCAGCAGATGCTCCATCAGACAGGTCATCGGTTCGATCCGACACGCCAGCTTCTCGATCTGATACGCCCCGGCCTATGCCAAAAAAAGCAAAAGTTTCTTCGGGAACGGAAGGAATGACTTCTTCGCAATACTATGAGAAGATGCTTGAGATTGAAAAGGAAAAGTTAGAGGTAGAGAAAAAGAAGCTAAACATACAGGAAGATATGTACCATCTGAAAATGTGGTACTACCAGGAAAAGCTAAGGCGTCATTTCACGCCGAACCAGTCTTCAGAAACCGGTACATTCACTGACCTAGTTCCTGCGCCGAGTGCTAGTGGCACCAACATTTGGCAGCCATTTCCTTCATTTGATTAGCCCGGTTATGCCTAATAAGAAAAgctgtagaagtttaaaatgaggCATATTGAAATATTCCCGTTGTTACCTTATTTAATAAGTATAGGGACCGTtcacaaatgtcaaaatgttcacAAGCATACAAGTCAAGTGGTACACTTTAGGGGAGGGGGTAAATAAGCTCCGAATGTACACTTCATAAAATGTTTATATGccagtcaaaatgttttttttagggggcgggggggggctGGAAAAGTATTCCACACCGTGTATGtgtgtgaaaatgttgaaaattgtgAATGGCCCCTTACCATTAAAACAGTTTATTGTCTGCGGGTGAAAACTCGGCGCACAAGATCCTCACGTGCACGAGCACCATCATTCCCAACGTTGGGTTCCGGATCATGATTCGGGTCGTCATGCTGCTGATTGATGAGATCCTCGTCAATTTCTTCACCTATGGGAATTCCATGTGCAACAGCAAAATTATGCAGTGCACCGCATGCTGCTATAATTTTCGACGCTTTTGCCGGCTGAAACATGTTTGGTTTGGTAAGGCATCTCCATCTCATCTTCCACACCCCATTACACCGTTCAACGATGGAGCGAATGTGCTTGTGCTGCGTGTTATATCGTTCCTGCGCATCATTTGCTGGATTCTGGTATGGTGTCATGAGCCATGGTTTCTGCGGATATCCACTATCGCCGAGGAGCCAGGTATTTGGAATAACCCGCCCTTGTTCGAACATGTCCCATATGTGGGAATTGCGAAGAATGAAGGAGTCGTGGGTTGACCCGGGCCATCTTGCGTCTAAATCAATGATATTCAAGTTCATATCACAAACAATTTGAACATTGATTGAGTGGAATCCTTTCCTACAAATGTACACGGCTTCATTAGCAGGTGGAAATGGACCTTGAATAGGTACTTGGCTACCATCGATGAGGCCGACTATGCACGGGAATTGAAATCTTTCATAGAATTGCCTCTTAGCTATGCCTATTTCGTCGACTGTTGGCCATCGGATGAATCGGTCCATACGATCACAAATGGCTTGAGCTACGGTGTGAATGCACTTGCTTGTTACTCTTGGACCGATACCGTGCACATCCCCTACCATTGGCAGGAACCCTCCTTGGGCGAAGTATCGGACGGCAGTACATAGCTGAAGCGAGCTATCCAACACGTGGGACCTGGAATGATATAGCAGTAAAGATGCAATTCTTAATCAACTAGGCCTACATTAAAAGGGGGACTGTATTGTATTCCAAATTAATTTTGTGGTTTTTACAGCATAGGCCGACATGCATGATGGTTGAACATCACTTCCATGTAATCATACTAATTAATGCATGGATAGAAGTTATTGTTAGTACCTGTGTGTATTTCGCTCAAGGGCCGGCTCGAGAATATCCAGCAGTTCAGTAAATATAGGCTTCGGGAACctatattttctgaaaaagttaTCGTCATCGAAATCCTCAAATGGATTAATTCTTTGCCGAAAATTTCTTGTTTGTTCCACATTGTCTCCATTTCCAAAAAATGCGTCCGCCGCAACGCGCCACATGTTGACGAATGGCCCTGCACAATCACTAGCGGCCTCACTAGAGGTGCTCCGAGTTCCTCCAGCAAATATGCCTGTCGATAGCGTTATCGACAGTCTAGTGGAGTTTCTATGCGGCCCCTTATCGGGACTGGTAGCGGGCCGCCAGCTGACGGAGTTTCGATGCGCTCTCTATCGACGAATGTCCGCATAGAACCACCGCTAAGGCTCCGTTCACTGTCGACCTACACCGATAGTCACTAGCGGAGTTTCTATGCGGTGGCCCCAGGTCGACCTGaaaactttccactccactcttttaggctTATTTTCGATGAATGTGCTAATAGTAATGTTGTTGAg
This is a stretch of genomic DNA from Lineus longissimus chromosome 2, tnLinLong1.2, whole genome shotgun sequence. It encodes these proteins:
- the LOC135483666 gene encoding putative nuclease HARBI1, which encodes MWRVAADAFFGNGDNVEQTRNFRQRINPFEDFDDDNFFRKYRFPKPIFTELLDILEPALERNTHRSHVLDSSLQLCTAVRYFAQGGFLPMVGDVHGIGPRVTSKCIHTVAQAICDRMDRFIRWPTVDEIGIAKRQFYERFQFPCIVGLIDGSQVPIQGPFPPANEAVYICRKGFHSINVQIVCDMNLNIIDLDARWPGSTHDSFILRNSHIWDMFEQGRVIPNTWLLGDSGYPQKPWLMTPYQNPANDAQERYNTQHKHIRSIVERCNGVWKMRWRCLTKPNMFQPAKASKIIAACGALHNFAVAHGIPIGEEIDEDLINQQHDDPNHDPEPNVGNDGARAREDLVRRVFTRRQ